One part of the Girardinichthys multiradiatus isolate DD_20200921_A chromosome 10, DD_fGirMul_XY1, whole genome shotgun sequence genome encodes these proteins:
- the si:ch73-103b11.2 gene encoding centromere-associated protein E isoform X2 has product MSLKENACRKFQANIFNKSKCQNCFKPRESHLLNDEDLNQAKPIYGGWLLLAPEGTNFDNPLQRSRKWQRRFFILYEHGLLRYALDEMPSTLPQGTINMNQCLDVIDGESRTGQKSSLCIITPEKEHFIRAECKEIINGWQEALTVYPRTNKQNQKKKRKVDPPTQQDGVTQIKCFSTEDMNGHSEPGPAKVTVTSSSSGGSIPCIANAEQVPMSRATLWQEQSRWSRATIPCSHSASCLSQLDQSQPDSSVTTRDDGSTVSTGRKVRVESGYFSLEKTKSEPSPQSIHHTQPPQHLPLSSSASSSSLGAPSSRYSSESQSQISPHQPSQDPLPSPKALISPSYSTISSSQSSLDSEPSSRASPTWEGRSSNGGGGSTRSISSSGSRVGRPGREYTSLSDVPRARILSYKEAFRSEKNRQELRVRTRSPGREEVVRLFGEERRSRIISQFEENQPVERMDTSSGRGSSANTTGQQRQGRSERRYLDGKHEVSLDTGKDCSVPHVSSSNFLNLRRAKSLDRRATESSMTPDLLNFKKGWMTKLYEDGVWKKHWFVLTDQNLRYYKDSIAEEASELDGEIDLSTCYDVKEFPVQRNYGFQILSKDGTCTLSAMTSGIRRNWIQAIMKNVRPTIAPDVTRKNISLKLSVLKPRSIPDENMKGHVMLEPCPQVTPDPSCDVPKTEELKQSAGSNAATPPSEPRRKGVRERRREGRSKTFDWTEFKMEKKEKLTKERADTVDLSSTFSTNSSCYSPSSSASSLASSPVSSSSLQTSSMSGPLAPNVTEVPSPPERHEQGKMDVDHSRAISLRDVVDTTDGVTSDVQEEIEQRWHQVETTPLREEKQVPISTALGNAERLPAHELAALLDKELGQKQKELDRLQEQNNLLKEQLDDAVGREQRARQGYVLQSETTPSSSPRKVPWQQLHNLNQDLQGELESQKCKQDLAQQRIRTLKRSYTEAQDAVGRHETDIQALQSKLASAMAEILASEQAVARMRNELKLEQQRSKEQEEEYGLTEATLRAQLKDSEDRLREVEASLLERNQALRHLERQQALQRDHMKEIQRLQERLQEVTARLIATEEGQALKEERLRNEHCSMQEKHERERQNLCRRLAEAETTQKEVKDRLLEAEQQVEALLRGRRASGGKECKEEMLKMQEQLAQKTDMVETLRESVRRLEEEKGQLTCRCQELLNQITEADREVNKLRTRLETEEADYYTLEHSYERATQEFQKMSQFLREKEDEIKQTKEMYERLMERKEQDLKEALIKMTALGTSLEETEQKLQAKEVLICQMSQSLISKTEPCSAKDLQAKLVVAEDRIEELEQHLTALQLGYSDLYLEDKPISDQDRKGIVKSSSPLSSNTELSIDDSKTDRNLSDDQESEAKRPRIRFPSIQCQKYVDPEGADGSHESSLFVERDQTSNQDVNVDPQSADANISDIALSHTSDPEKFIAIIHTLEAKLLATEEKLRNLTQNLDLQRAAETTDISQMSENMPRLPADVASVGSVIRSSSAFKHYTDALVCVENGREKVRAVLSRSHGTSDLHLHSLSEIESDLFSASLHIRQGQKRLEEQSPAVHQAQTPETVDNEALLLFAKTLSFEAAVLSKMALLIQTSKSDLLQALVEIWEDLEHVITSEKDCLAIVYADVLTRKLMLESAFWKELEKSEADAAGLKESEAAGVDKSVVFNTFLKAEIAYSMENLKLCYEEKFKVLKGELDDAHNRLYQREMALKAIIDASKRPDLKSVIKDVKKDLGIGKQKLADIRPPELAPYMEQIEMEEARDLAEQIVDRHLESVMPSCGHQSIELFKNTHDKLAKELQRQAGILQKYAEEIESSGSHPALSKMIQAVLGRQTSHNVTSTSLCLREALIQAQVAYVACRLRVMHEQELGLCKQTSQNMEVLVQQHACRVADIQEKYEVSLQEERENFSQTMTTLQKENETLKSELSKRVNQLTQQQEQVALLEDRFRKEAEELKEKCQNELSQAEHCRASTELALIETAADRQRKLEVLLADIDNMEERHNSHVRKLEEQFKDRIMELQHIHKEELDKLHSQYVESIQSAKKHLEVPQSPPCEEAEMQMEEEEQGKRLNAQNMSEVDSMMVLKDRIQELETQMNSMKDELENKHLEGDVASLREKYQRDFESLKATCERGFAAMEETHQKLIEDLQRQHQREISKLMEERERLLAEETAATIAAIEAMKNAHKEELEKNQRSQLSGLNSDIDELRLQYEEELQSIHRELEVLSEQYSQKCLENAHLAQALEAERQALQQCQRENQELNAHNQELNNRLTAEITRMRSCFSGETALSPLTHGKDVYELEVLLRIKESEIQYLKQEIHSLKDELQSALRDKKYATDKYKDIYTELSIVKAKADCDISKLKEKLLMATEALGERSVDDAVTSGYDIMKSKSNPDFMKKEKSTASKLLKGLRSKSLKEGLTVQERMKLFEAKDSRKI; this is encoded by the exons CCCAGCACTCTACCCCAGGGGACCATCAACATGAACCAGTGCCTGGACGTCATCGACGGTGAGTCCAGGACGGGTCAGAAGAGCTCCCTGTGTATAATCACCCCTGAAAAAGAACACTTCATACGGGCCGAGTGCAAAGAAATCATCAACGG GTGGCAGGAGGCTCTGACTGTCTATCCCAGGACCAACAAGCAGAACCAGAAGAAAAAGCGCAAAGTGGATCCTCCCACTCAGCAG GACGGAGTAACTCAGATcaagtgtttttccactgaagACATGAACGGACACTCA GAGCCAGGGCCTGCCAAGGTAACTgtgaccagcagcagcagtggaggCAGCATACCATGTATCGCCAACGCTGAGCAGGTCCCAATGAGCCGCGCCACCTTGTGGCAGGAGCAGAGCCGCTGGAGCAGGGCCACCATCCCCTGCAGCCACAGCGCTTCCTGTCTCAGCCAACTGGACCAGAGCCAGCCAGACTCCAGTGTCACCACTCGAGATG ATGGCAGCACTGTGAGCACAGGCCGGAAAGTACGAGTGGAAAGTGGCTACTTTTCTCTGGAGAAGACAAAGTCGGAACCTTCTCCGCAGTCTATACATCATACCCAGCCACCCCAGCATCTGCCCCTCTCATCCTCAGCTTCATCCTCCTCTTTAGGAGCTCCCAGTTCCAGGTACAGCTCTGAATCTCAATCCCAAATTTCCCCTCATCAACCCTCCCAAGACCCTCTCCCCTCTCCAAAAGCTCTTATTTCCCCGAGTTACTCCACCATCAGCTCCTCCCAGAGCTCGCTGGACTCTGAACCCAGCAGCAGGGCTTCACCCACCTGGGAGGGGCGTAGTAGTAATGGAGGTGGAGGAAGCACTCGTAGCATCAGCAGCAGTGGAAGCAGAGTTGGTCGGCCCGGCAGGGAGTACACGTCGCTGTCTGACGTGCCTCGAGCTCGCATTCTGAGCTACAAAGAAGCCTTCCGCTCAGAGAAAAACCGGCAGGAGCTGAGGGTGCGGACACGGAGTCCTGGGAGGGAGGAGGTGGTGCGGCTGTTTGGGGAGGAGCGCAG ATCTCGAATCATTAGCCAGTTTGAGGAGAACCAACCGGTGGAGCGAATGGATACAAGCAGTGGCCGTGGTTCCTCAGCTAACACAACGGGCCAGCAGAGACAGGGCCGGAGCGAGAGACGCTATCTGGATGGCAAACAT GAGGTGTCACTGGATACAGGAAAGGACTGCTCGGTCCCACATGTGTCCAGCTCCAATTTCCTTAATTTAAGAAGAGCCAAGTCTTTGGACCGCAGAGCCACAGAGTCTTCAATGACT CCGGATTTGCTGAACTTTAAGAAAGGATGGATGAcgaagctttatgaagatggaGTG TGGAAGAAACACTGGTTTGTGCTGACTGACCAGAATCTGCGATACTACAAAGACTCAATAGCTGAAGAG GCCTCAGAACTGGATGGTGAGATCGATCTTTCTACATGTTACGATGTCAAAGAGTTCCCGGTCCAGAGGAATTACGGCTTCCAAATCCTT AGTAAGGACGGCACGTGCACCCTGTCAGCCATGACCTCTGGAATCCGTCGCAACTGGATTCAGGCCATTATGAAGAATGTGCGACCCACCATTGCCCCCGACGTCACCCG GAAAAACATCTCTCTGAAACTATCCGTTCTGAAGCCCAG ATCTATCCCGGATGAAAACATGAAAGGCCATGTGATGTTGGAGCCATGTCCACAGGTCACCCCTGACCCCAGCTGTGATGTGCCCAAGACTGAGGAACTCAAACAGTCGGCAGGCAGCAACGCCGCCACTCCTCCATCTGAGCCACGTAGAAAAGGAGTCCGTGAGCGCAGGCGAGAGGGTCGCTCAAAAACCTTTGACTGGACTGaattcaaaatggaaaagaaagaaaagctgaCAAAAGAACGAGCAGACACTGTTGATCTCAGCTCAACGTTCTCTACCAACTCCTCCTGCTACTCACCCTCTTCTTCTGCCTCCTCTTTGGCATCCTCTCCTGTGTCTTCCTCCTCCCTGCAAACCTCGTCCATGTCAGGTCCTCTGGCCCCTAATGTGACGGAGGTACCATCCCCACCTGAAAGACACGAGCAGGGGAAAATGGACGTAGATCACTCGAGAGCCATTAGTCTGAGGGATGTAGTAGACACAACAGACGGTGTAACCTCAGACGTCCAAGAAGAAATCGAACAACGGTGGCATCAGGTGGAGACGACTCCATTAAGAGAGGAGAAACAGGTGCCAATATCCACAGCTTTAGGCAATGCTGAGCGACTGCCTGCACATGAGCTAGCTGCACTGCTGGACAAGGAG TTGGGACAAAAGCAGAAGGAGCTGGACCGACTACAGGAGCAGAACAACCTGTTAAAGGAGCAGCTGGATGATGCAGTGGGGAGAGAACAAAGAGCCAGGCAAGGATATGTGCTGCAG AGTGAaacaacaccttcctcatcacCACGCAAGGTGCCATGGCAACAGTTACACAACCTCAATCAAGATTTACAGGGTGAGCTGGAGTCCCAGAAGTGCAAGCAGGACCTTGCGCAGCAGCGGATCCGGACCTTAAAGAGGAGCTACACTGAAGCTCAGGATGCCGTAGGCCGCCATGAGACTGACATCCAGGCTCTGCAGAGCAAACTTGCATCTGCTATGGCGGAGATCTTGGCTAGTGAGCAGGCTGTGGCCCGCATGCGCAATGAGCTCAAGCTAGAGCAGCAGCGATCAAAAGAACAAGAGGAGGAATACGGTCTCACTGAGGCAACCTTACGAGCCCAGCTGAAGGACAGTGAAGACAGGCTCCGTGAAGTTGAGGCAAGCCTTTTGGAGAGAAACCAGGCTCTCAGGCACCTGGAGCGCCAGCAGGCCCTTCAACGAGATCACATGAAAGAGATACAGAGGTTGCAAGAGAGGCTACAAGAGGTAACGGCTCGACTAATTGCTACCGAAGAGGGCCAGGCACTAAAGGAGGAGCGCCTGAGGAATGAGCACTGCAGCATGCAAGAGAAACATGAGAGGGAGAGACAGAATCTGTGTAGAAGATTGGCTGAGGCTGAAACGACACAGAAGGAAGTAAAAGACAGATTGTTGGAGGCTGAGCAACAGGTTGAGGCCTTGTTAAGAGGGAGGCGGGCCTCAGGTGGGAAGGAGTGCAAGGAGGAAATGCTAAAGATGCAGGAGCAGCTGGCCCAGAAGACTGACATGGTTGAGACGTTGAGGGAAAGTGTGCGAAggttggaggaggagaaaggccAGCTGACCTGTCGCTGTCAGGAGCTCCTCAACCAGATCACAGAGGCAGACCGTGAAGTAAACAAGCTCCGCACTCGTCTGGAAACCGAAGAAGCAGATTACTACACCCTGGAGCATTCATATGAGAGAGCTACTCAAGAGTTTCAGAAGATGAGCCAGTTCCTTAGAGAAAAAGAAGACGAGATCAAGCAGACTAAGGAGATGTATGAGAGGTTGATGGAACGTAAAGAGCAGGACCTAAAAGAGGCTCTTATCAAAATGACTGCGCTTGGCACCAGTTTGGAGGAGACTGAACAGAAGTTACAAGCAAAAGAGGTGCTTATTTGTCAGATGAGTCAAAGTCTTATTAGTAAGACTGAGCCCTGCAGTGCTAAAGATCTGCAAGCCAAACTTGTTGTTGCAGAGGATCGCATTGAAGAGTTGGAGCAGCACCTCACCGCCCTGCAGCTAGGCTACTCCGACCTATACTTGGAAGACAAACCAATCTCAGACCAGGACAGAAAGGGAATAGTTAAATCATCATCTCCCTTGTCATCAAATACTGAGCTGTCTATAGATGACTCTAAGACGGACAGAAATCTCTCTGATGATCAAGAGTCTGAAGCTAAGAGACCAAGGATACGATTTCCAAGTATTCAGTGCCAAAAATATGTCGACCCCGAAGGTGCAGATGGAAGCCATGAGAGCAGTCTTTTTGTTGAAAGAGACCAAACGAGTAACCAAGATGTAAACGTAGACCCTCAGTCAGCTGACGCAAACATCTCTGATATCGCACTCTCACACACTAGTGACCCAGAGAAGTTCATCGCCATCATACACACACTAGAAGCAAAACTGCTTGCCACTGAGGAGAAGCTGAGAAATCTCACTCAGAATCTAGACTTGCAGCGAGCCGCAGAGACCACAGACATCTCTCAGATGTCTGAAAACATGCCTCGTTTGCCAGCGGACGTTGCGAGTGTTGGGAGCGTGATAAGGAGCAGTTCTGCTTTCAAGCATTACACCGACGCCTTGGTATGTGTTGAAAATGGACGAGAGAAGGTAAGGGCTGTGCTAAGTCGCTCCCATGGTACCAGTGATTTACACCTGCACTCACTTTCAGAGATAGAGAGCGATTTGTTCAGTGCTTCTCTGCACATTCGACAAGGCCAAAAGAGGCTGGAAGAGCAGTCACCGGCTGTCCATCAAGCTCAAACCCCAGAGACTGTAGACAACGAAGCACTGCTTCTCTTTGCCAAAACCTTGTCCTTTGAAGCCGCAGTTTTGAGCAAAATGGCTTTGTTAATACAAACCTCCAAGTCCGACCTCTTGCAAGCTCTTGTTGAGATATGGGAAGACTTGGAGCACGTCATAACGAGTGAAAAAGATTGCTTGGCAATAGTTTATGCTGATGTCTTGACCAGGAAGCTGATGTTGGAGAGTGCATTCTGGAAGGAGCTGGAGAAATCTGAGGCTGATGCTGCTGGGTTGAAAGAGAGCGAAGCAGCTGGTGTAGATAAAAGCGTCGTCTTTAACACCTTCCTTAAAGCAGAAATTGCTTACTCAATGGAAAACCTCAAACTTTGCTATGAAGAGAAATTCAAAGTACTTAAAGGGGAGTTGGATGATGCCCACAACAGGCTTTATCAAAGGGAAATGGCTCTTAAAGCAATTATTGATGCTTCAAAAAGACCAGATTTAAAATCTGTAAtcaaagatgtgaaaaaggaCCTTGGTATTGGCAAACAGAAGTTAGCTGACATTCGTCCCCCTGAACTTGCTCCCTACATGGAGCAGATTGAAATGGAAGAAGCTAGAGATTTGGCTGAGCAAATAGTTGATAGACACTTGGAGAGTGTGATGCCCTCTTGTGGTCATCAGTCCATTGAATTGTTTAAAAACACCCATGACAAGCTGGCTAAAGAGCTCCAAAGACAAGCAGGAATCCTGCAGAAGTATGCTGAAGAGATAGAAAGCAGCGGAAGCCACCCTGCACTGTCCAAAATGATCCAGGCTGTTTTAGGACGCCAGACATCCCATAATGTTACAAGTACCTCTCTTTGTTTGCGTGAAGCCCTTATACAGGCTCAAGTGGCCTATGTGGCATGTAGATTACGTGTCATGCATGAGCAGGAGTTGGGCTTGTGTAAGCAGACCAGTCAGAATATGGAAGTTCTAGTGCAGCAGCATGCCTGCAGAGTTGCAGACATCCAAGAGAAATACGAGGTTTCTTTACAAGAGGAGCGAGAGAACTTTTCTCAAACTATGACCACACTCCAGAAGGAGAATGAGACCCTGAAGAGTGAGCTCAGCAAACGTGTCAACCAGCTCACCCAGCAGCAGGAGCAAGTGGCCCTCCTGGAGGATCGTTTTCGGAAGGAGGCCGAAGAGCTGAAGGAGAAGTGTCAAAACGAGCTCAGTCAAGCAGAGCATTGCCGGGCCTCAACCGAGCTGGCCCTCATAGAGACGGCAGCTGACCGTCAGCGAAAGCTTGAGGTTCTGCTGGCAGACATAGACAACATGGAGGAGCGTCACAACAGTCACGTTAGGAAGCTGGAGGAGCAGTTTAAAGACAGGATCATGGAGCTCCAGCATATTCACAAAGAGGAGCTGGATAAGTTACATTCCCAGTATGTGGAAAGCATTCAGAGTGCCAAGAAACACCTCGAggttccacagtctcctccttGTGAAGAGGCTGAGATGCAGATGGAAGAGGAAGAGCAGGGGAAGAGGCTGAATGCACAAAACATGTCAGAGGTGGACTCCATGATGGTTCTGAAGGACCGAATCCAGGAGCTGGAGACTCAGATGAATAGCATGAAGGACGAGCTGGAGAACAAGCACCTCGAAGGAGATGTGGCCAGCCTGAGAGAGAAATACCAGAGAGACTTTGAAAGTCTGaag GCCACATGTGAGCGTGGTTTTGCTGCAATGGAAGAAACCCACCAGAAGTTGATAGAAGACCTCCAGAGGCAGCATCAGAGGGAGATCTCCAAACTCATGGAGGAGCGAGAGAGACTGCTGGCTGAAGAGACTGCTGCTACTATCGCTG CTATAGAAGCGATGAAAAACGCACACAAGGAGGAACTGGAGAAGAACCAGCGGTCCCAGCTGAGTGGTCTGAACTCTGATATTGACGAGCTCCGTCTGCAATATGA GGAGGAGCTCCAGTCCATCCATAGAGAACTGGAGGTTTTGTCCGAGCAGTACTCTCAGAAATGTCTGGAGAACGCTCACCTGGCTCAAGCACTGGAGGCAGAGAGGCAGGCCCTCCAGCAGTGTCAGAGGGAGAACCAGGAGCTAAATGCCCACAACCAG GAGCTTAACAACAGACTGACTGCAGAAATCACTCGCATGCGCTCATGTTTCAGCGGTGAAACTGCTCTTTCACCACTTACTCATGGCAAAGACGTGTACGAACTGGAG GTGCTGCTTCGAATAAAGGAGTCAGAGATCCAGTATCTTAAGCAGGAAATCCACTCCTTGAAGGATGAGCTGCAGTCTGCTTTGAGG GACAAGAAATACGCCACAGACAAATATAAGGATATCTATACAGAGCTGAGCATCGTGAAAGCAAAGGCTGACTGTGATATCAGCAAGCTGAAGGAGAAGCTGCTCATGGCCACAGAAGCCTTGGGGGAGAGGAGTGTTGATGACGCTGTTACATCTGGATACG acATCATGAAATCAAAAAGTAACCCGGAtttcatgaaaaaagaaaagtcaaCAGCCTCCAAGCTGCTGAAAGGCCTAAGGTCAAAG AGCCTGAAAGAGGGACTGACTGTGCAGGAACGCATGAAGCTTTTTGAGGCTAAAGACTCCAGaaagatttaa